Proteins encoded in a region of the Marinococcus sp. PL1-022 genome:
- a CDS encoding AMP-binding protein, protein MQWTTWEPPIVQWRTNALYQWTKALGLSDTEELKKHAAIDVSWFWQQASKRLETRWFKRYKDVVELSHGRRKADWFYKGKMNAAEQLINKSKEVMGQTAFIDEDGEWTYEKLAAEVQEAAGKLRKAGIQKGGRTAVLAGVGKQPAVIYMALMYIGSVVCPYNPRWTAAAGEEVHAHFQPEWIIVGAGASAAEAEERYNMEASHIIQLDNDSSSRHKQWETMPAGKKKETPAKTEGADAALIVFSNSPADPGHGYVLSHTSLFMKSGTEIGLVWDVQPGDRLWWLAREWGFEQLFALVGTLANNGQYCLFSWDGQSADAGSTIEAYGITHIGVDSPSVQTASSQTQSKWKEYHLHSLRYVLTWEADWMRGDLQWTIDVLTRGRIPLLKAFGGAHASGMITADLPDRRVHPEKYNSRLPGMVMDTWDSEGYAVRHIPGRVVIKKPWPNSLETMIDGKTQYDSSPWSWWKDVWAGDGFLIDDGEGYTYAGEHSDINKVEQQNVSLLPLEQWLEGMASVETAILRWNGGSAEAIIAPAEGWSGTIGWKQDLSEKWLEAQKFPLKSVQIVSTPPGNVNKRMWRNAFKRGKFTIEREEFIFTEEK, encoded by the coding sequence ATGCAGTGGACTACGTGGGAACCCCCTATTGTTCAATGGAGAACTAATGCGCTTTATCAATGGACTAAAGCACTTGGGCTGAGTGATACAGAAGAGCTGAAAAAGCATGCCGCAATCGATGTTTCCTGGTTTTGGCAGCAGGCATCTAAACGACTCGAAACCCGGTGGTTTAAACGGTATAAAGACGTTGTAGAGCTTTCGCACGGAAGGCGGAAGGCTGATTGGTTTTATAAAGGAAAAATGAACGCTGCGGAGCAGCTGATAAATAAATCAAAAGAAGTGATGGGGCAGACGGCTTTCATTGACGAAGACGGGGAATGGACATATGAGAAGCTGGCTGCAGAAGTGCAGGAAGCCGCAGGGAAACTGAGAAAAGCAGGTATACAAAAGGGCGGGCGGACGGCTGTTCTGGCCGGAGTCGGTAAACAGCCGGCGGTGATTTACATGGCACTGATGTATATCGGATCTGTTGTTTGTCCGTATAATCCCCGATGGACAGCCGCAGCGGGCGAAGAAGTTCACGCACATTTTCAGCCGGAATGGATCATTGTGGGTGCGGGAGCTTCTGCAGCTGAAGCGGAGGAAAGATATAACATGGAAGCTTCGCACATTATTCAGTTAGACAATGACTCGTCCTCAAGACATAAACAATGGGAAACTATGCCGGCTGGAAAGAAAAAGGAGACGCCTGCAAAAACAGAGGGCGCTGATGCTGCACTTATTGTCTTTAGCAACAGTCCGGCAGATCCTGGCCATGGGTATGTGCTGAGCCACACCAGTTTGTTTATGAAGTCAGGAACCGAAATAGGTTTAGTGTGGGACGTGCAGCCAGGGGACCGTTTATGGTGGCTCGCCAGGGAGTGGGGATTCGAGCAGCTGTTTGCTCTGGTCGGTACGCTTGCAAATAATGGCCAATACTGTCTGTTTTCATGGGACGGGCAGAGCGCTGATGCCGGCAGCACGATTGAAGCATACGGAATTACACATATCGGAGTTGATTCTCCCTCGGTACAGACGGCCTCCTCCCAGACGCAAAGTAAGTGGAAGGAATACCACCTTCATTCGCTGCGATATGTACTGACGTGGGAAGCAGATTGGATGCGGGGGGACCTGCAGTGGACAATAGACGTATTAACCCGGGGAAGAATACCACTTTTAAAGGCCTTCGGGGGCGCTCACGCTTCTGGAATGATTACTGCCGATCTGCCGGACCGCAGGGTGCATCCTGAAAAATATAACAGCCGTCTTCCAGGGATGGTAATGGACACATGGGATAGTGAAGGGTATGCAGTGCGTCATATTCCCGGCAGAGTAGTGATAAAAAAACCATGGCCGAACAGCCTGGAGACAATGATTGATGGAAAGACGCAGTATGACAGCTCGCCGTGGTCCTGGTGGAAAGACGTATGGGCCGGCGACGGATTTTTAATAGATGACGGAGAAGGGTATACGTATGCAGGGGAGCATTCTGACATTAATAAAGTGGAACAGCAGAATGTTTCTCTGCTGCCGCTTGAACAATGGCTCGAGGGCATGGCCTCAGTGGAAACGGCCATTTTGCGCTGGAACGGGGGGAGTGCAGAGGCGATTATAGCACCTGCTGAAGGATGGAGCGGAACTATAGGCTGGAAGCAGGACCTTTCGGAAAAATGGCTCGAAGCACAAAAGTTCCCTCTGAAAAGCGTACAAATAGTTTCAACACCTCCCGGGAATGTGAATAAAAGAATGTGGCGAAACGCGTTTAAACGCGGGAAATTCACGATAGAACGTGAAGAGTTTATTTTTACCGAAGAGAAGTAA
- a CDS encoding NAD(P)-dependent oxidoreductase translates to MKIALFGGTGRTGSQLASMAHAAGHELKMLVRSPEKADSLPASAEQIHGDALDQAKMRKTMQGADVVVSALGTDKQNVLSSFTPLLLKEMNDLSITRLITVGTAGILQSRTEPHLYRFESSESKRRSTIAAEDHKAAYEYIKETSYCWTIVCPTFLPDGENTSSWRYETDYLPENGTRISTGNTADFLMHVLENHSQFCQKRIGVCE, encoded by the coding sequence ATGAAAATAGCTTTATTTGGCGGAACCGGCCGCACCGGTTCCCAGCTTGCGTCCATGGCTCATGCTGCCGGGCACGAATTAAAAATGCTTGTCCGCTCACCGGAAAAAGCAGACAGTCTGCCCGCTTCTGCAGAGCAGATACACGGCGATGCCCTGGATCAGGCGAAAATGAGAAAAACAATGCAGGGGGCAGACGTCGTCGTCAGTGCCCTTGGCACTGACAAACAGAATGTGTTAAGCAGCTTCACACCGCTATTGTTAAAAGAAATGAACGATCTCAGCATCACCCGTTTAATTACCGTAGGCACTGCCGGGATTCTTCAGTCGCGGACAGAACCGCATCTTTACCGGTTTGAGTCGTCAGAATCCAAACGCCGGAGCACCATAGCCGCCGAGGACCATAAGGCAGCCTATGAATACATTAAGGAAACATCCTATTGCTGGACCATTGTCTGCCCGACATTTTTGCCGGACGGAGAAAATACCTCTTCCTGGCGCTATGAAACTGACTATCTTCCCGAAAACGGCACCCGGATTTCAACTGGAAATACCGCTGATTTTTTAATGCACGTATTGGAAAATCACTCTCAATTTTGCCAAAAAAGGATAGGTGTTTGTGAGTAA
- a CDS encoding LemA family protein, with protein sequence MSIFGIILGIVIITAIISWIIGYNALIKYLNWVEESWTQVEFQLHRRMNLIPDFVESAQKAWRHKQDELETLVQYRSEALSPESSRQEQLHINSRIEETLHEVFDASMPDEKQLQSELKSMREQFDDAQNKIIHSSSVYNNTIDKYNTKISSFPVRFVAELHHFKTRSPLPGQSSAPGSKAETKAETSV encoded by the coding sequence ATGAGTATTTTCGGTATCATTCTCGGTATTGTTATTATTACTGCTATTATAAGCTGGATTATCGGCTACAATGCCTTAATTAAATATTTAAACTGGGTGGAAGAATCCTGGACCCAGGTGGAATTTCAACTGCACCGCCGGATGAACTTGATTCCTGATTTTGTTGAATCTGCCCAAAAAGCTTGGCGCCACAAACAGGATGAACTGGAAACGCTGGTACAGTACAGAAGCGAAGCGCTATCCCCGGAATCGAGCAGACAGGAGCAGCTGCATATTAACTCCCGCATTGAAGAGACTCTTCACGAGGTGTTTGACGCTTCCATGCCTGATGAGAAGCAGCTGCAGTCCGAGCTGAAATCGATGCGTGAGCAGTTTGACGATGCCCAGAATAAGATCATTCATTCTTCAAGCGTTTACAACAATACGATAGATAAATACAATACAAAGATATCATCGTTTCCAGTCAGGTTTGTAGCAGAGCTGCATCATTTTAAAACCCGAAGTCCTCTTCCGGGACAGAGCTCTGCTCCCGGAAGCAAGGCTGAAACAAAGGCGGAAACGTCTGTATAA
- a CDS encoding aminopeptidase has protein sequence MKTFEQKLHNYAKLAVDKGVNIQPGQTLVIAAPIDAAPFVRRLAEAAYDAGAKHVYPEWADDELTKIKYEKAPEEAFHEFPSWRAESREQLAHEGAAFITVKSTDPDLLKGVDPDKIANANNAAGAAMEGFRDYIQADRVSWLVISTPSAGWAKKVFPDEPEDRAIDLLWERIFSAVRADTDDPVQAWDEHNHILRAKVDWLNAKKYKSLQYTAPGTDLEIGLPDGHVWAGGGSTNTSGVSFIPNMPTEEVFTAPHKDFVNGYVTNTKPLNYGGSVIDQFTLHFKDGAVTDMEAGEGEETLRHLINSDEGAARLGEVALVPHSSPISQSGILFFNTLFDENASNHIALGSAYAFNVENGPEMNKEEKEQAGLNTSIIHVDFMIGNENMNIDGILPDGTKEPVFRNGEWAE, from the coding sequence ATGAAAACGTTCGAACAAAAACTTCACAACTATGCAAAACTTGCCGTGGATAAAGGTGTTAATATCCAACCCGGCCAGACTTTAGTAATTGCAGCTCCGATTGATGCTGCTCCTTTTGTCAGAAGACTGGCCGAGGCAGCATATGATGCCGGTGCAAAGCATGTCTACCCGGAATGGGCAGACGATGAACTGACAAAAATTAAATACGAGAAAGCGCCTGAGGAAGCTTTTCATGAATTTCCTTCCTGGCGTGCTGAAAGCAGAGAGCAGCTAGCCCATGAAGGGGCAGCTTTTATCACGGTCAAATCCACTGATCCCGACCTCCTTAAAGGAGTTGATCCCGATAAAATCGCCAATGCGAACAATGCAGCCGGTGCTGCTATGGAAGGATTCCGGGATTATATTCAGGCTGACCGCGTCAGCTGGCTTGTGATTTCCACCCCTTCTGCAGGATGGGCAAAAAAAGTTTTCCCGGATGAACCGGAAGACCGGGCCATCGATCTTCTTTGGGAACGGATCTTCAGCGCTGTGCGGGCGGATACAGATGACCCGGTACAGGCGTGGGATGAGCATAATCACATTCTGCGGGCCAAGGTCGATTGGCTGAATGCCAAAAAATACAAATCACTTCAGTACACCGCCCCCGGCACGGACCTTGAAATCGGCCTGCCTGACGGACACGTTTGGGCCGGCGGCGGAAGTACTAATACATCGGGTGTTTCATTTATCCCGAATATGCCGACAGAAGAAGTATTTACTGCTCCGCATAAGGATTTCGTTAACGGATACGTAACCAATACCAAACCGTTAAACTACGGCGGCAGTGTTATTGATCAATTTACGCTGCACTTCAAGGACGGGGCTGTCACGGACATGGAGGCAGGTGAAGGAGAAGAAACTCTCCGTCACCTGATCAATTCAGACGAAGGTGCTGCCCGACTTGGCGAAGTAGCCCTCGTACCGCACAGCTCCCCTATCTCGCAGTCCGGCATTTTGTTTTTCAATACGTTATTTGATGAAAATGCCTCCAATCATATTGCGCTTGGCAGTGCATATGCTTTTAACGTGGAAAATGGACCGGAAATGAACAAAGAGGAAAAGGAACAGGCTGGTTTAAACACGAGCATCATCCATGTTGATTTTATGATTGGAAATGAAAATATGAATATAGACGGCATTCTTCCCGACGGTACAAAAGAGCCAGTATTTCGGAATGGCGAATGGGCAGAATAG
- the pdxK gene encoding pyridoxine/pyridoxal/pyridoxamine kinase: MSIPKTLTIAGSDTSGGAGIQADLKTFQELGTYGMVSLTTIVAQDPDNDWFHRVYPIDTATLEAQLDTVLKGIGVQAAKTGMLGSKEVIEMVAKKIDEHQIEQLVVDPVMVCKGADEPVNPEMDAYLRDTLVPKAFIVTPNLFEASQLAQVSLPQSLEDMKAAAEKIYQLGPSFVIVKGGADTGAEKSIDVLYDGNSFEYIESEKINTDYTHGAGCTFSAAITAELANGKSVREAIHTAKQFIQASIQESFRLNEHVGSVNHTAYRHRAPQS; encoded by the coding sequence ATGAGTATACCTAAAACGCTAACGATAGCCGGCTCCGATACAAGCGGAGGCGCCGGCATCCAGGCAGATTTAAAAACATTTCAGGAGCTCGGCACGTACGGAATGGTTTCCCTGACTACCATTGTAGCCCAGGATCCTGATAACGACTGGTTTCACCGAGTCTATCCTATCGATACGGCCACGCTCGAAGCACAGCTGGATACGGTGTTAAAAGGAATTGGGGTGCAAGCCGCAAAAACAGGGATGCTTGGTTCAAAAGAAGTTATCGAAATGGTAGCGAAAAAAATAGATGAGCACCAGATAGAACAGCTGGTCGTGGACCCGGTGATGGTATGCAAAGGCGCCGATGAGCCGGTCAACCCGGAAATGGACGCTTATTTGAGGGACACGCTTGTGCCAAAGGCATTTATTGTAACTCCTAATTTATTTGAAGCGTCCCAGCTCGCCCAGGTCTCTCTGCCGCAGTCGCTTGAAGACATGAAAGCAGCTGCTGAAAAAATTTATCAGCTTGGCCCATCCTTTGTTATTGTCAAAGGCGGAGCAGATACCGGAGCCGAAAAATCAATTGACGTGCTTTATGACGGCAACAGCTTTGAATATATCGAATCCGAAAAAATTAATACGGATTATACTCACGGAGCCGGTTGTACGTTCTCTGCTGCTATTACTGCGGAGCTTGCAAACGGAAAGAGCGTACGGGAAGCAATTCATACAGCAAAACAGTTCATTCAGGCTTCTATCCAGGAGTCCTTCCGCCTGAACGAACATGTTGGTTCTGTAAATCACACTGCCTACCGCCACCGCGCTCCCCAGTCTTAA
- a CDS encoding acylphosphatase — protein sequence MKRYHVEVHGNVQGVGFRQFTQSEAVKHNIHGWVRNKSNGAVEIEAEGTPQDMDRFLIAVQEGSPFSTVERLETSDLDSVDHNESFDVRF from the coding sequence ATGAAACGCTATCATGTAGAAGTCCACGGAAATGTCCAGGGCGTCGGCTTTCGGCAGTTCACTCAATCCGAAGCAGTGAAGCATAACATTCACGGCTGGGTCCGCAACAAATCAAACGGCGCTGTTGAAATTGAGGCCGAAGGAACGCCCCAGGATATGGACCGCTTTCTTATCGCCGTGCAGGAAGGCAGCCCTTTTTCTACCGTGGAGCGCCTCGAAACATCTGATCTTGATTCTGTCGACCATAATGAGTCCTTTGATGTTCGCTTCTAA
- a CDS encoding arylamine N-acetyltransferase, with translation MQSWVEDYLHILKLKIEQPDVRFLTKLIRSHLQQFPFENVGKIIEAGESIEARAPMSVGSFLYRRQVYQMGGTCYTLNIHFQQLLEALGFSTRLIYLNEDHVSVRVETNQPGSPPYFVDVGTTAPLFEPIPLRMGKERSKKFDGEQLLFHYQREARLYRYIRMKDGKQADESWAFDPGIEAGEAELRNKISRSYGPDAPYMNQLRLQLWVPEKYLLLSLKNNKLIARKANGATMTKYIHDLPALERVVQEEFRLHYLPVRQAASQLEKRMSWAF, from the coding sequence ATGCAGTCATGGGTAGAGGACTATTTACACATTTTGAAGCTGAAAATAGAACAGCCGGATGTTCGGTTTTTGACAAAATTGATTCGTTCCCATCTGCAGCAGTTTCCCTTTGAAAACGTAGGTAAAATAATTGAAGCTGGGGAGAGTATAGAAGCCCGGGCACCAATGTCAGTCGGTTCATTTTTATACCGGCGCCAGGTTTACCAGATGGGAGGCACATGCTATACGCTGAATATCCACTTTCAGCAGCTGCTCGAGGCCCTGGGGTTCTCCACCCGGCTCATTTATTTGAATGAAGACCATGTGTCCGTCCGGGTGGAAACAAACCAGCCGGGTTCTCCTCCTTATTTTGTAGACGTAGGGACGACCGCCCCATTATTTGAACCGATCCCTCTTCGCATGGGAAAGGAGCGCTCAAAAAAATTTGATGGCGAACAGCTGTTGTTTCACTATCAAAGGGAGGCACGCCTGTACCGTTATATACGTATGAAAGACGGAAAGCAGGCGGATGAGTCCTGGGCATTTGACCCTGGCATAGAGGCAGGGGAAGCAGAACTGAGAAACAAGATCAGCAGGTCCTACGGTCCGGATGCGCCGTATATGAACCAACTGCGCCTGCAGCTTTGGGTGCCGGAAAAATATCTTTTGCTGTCTTTGAAAAATAATAAACTTATCGCCCGAAAAGCAAATGGCGCTACTATGACAAAGTATATACATGATCTACCAGCGCTTGAGCGCGTGGTCCAGGAGGAATTCCGCCTGCATTATCTGCCGGTTCGCCAGGCAGCTTCACAGCTCGAAAAACGTATGTCCTGGGCCTTTTAA
- a CDS encoding phospho-sugar mutase, translating to MSWTDHWNRWKNHAFIEEAWKEKLHELDETEAEDYFYQYLAFGTGGMRGEIGPGTNRMNTYTIRRAAEGLARYIENAGAEAKVRGVAVAFDPRHYSEKFALETAQTLGAHGIQVYLFEDLRPTPELSFAVRRTYAFAGVVITASHNPPEYNGFKVYGEDGGQFPPGPADELITYVESVENELEIRVKDSGAMQEEGLLVMLGEETDAAYDKALQSILLQPEMIKENGSDLNVVFTPLHGTAKDPVLRALAAAGFQNVSTVEEQLTPDPEFSTVQSPNPEEKEAFAKAIQVGENNDADILIGTDPDADRIGLAAKDSSGEFAVLTGNQTGALLLDYLLMQKKEAGTLPANGIVMKTIVTSELGRAIAEHYGQACEDTLTGFKFIGEKIKTYNETGEYAFQFGYEESYGYLIGDFVRDKDAVQAALLIAEMALWHKEQGRTVYEGLMDIYSRYGYFMEGLDSLTKKGKEGAEQIDRLIETFRTTPPKGVSDASIQKLEDYKTGERTYLLENGKTEPVELPSSNVLKFFTDDESWFCLRPSGTEPKVKFYFGVKGKTFKQTEEKLLQLKMDVMAMVHERLGE from the coding sequence ATGAGTTGGACGGACCACTGGAATCGATGGAAAAACCATGCGTTCATAGAAGAAGCATGGAAAGAAAAGCTTCATGAACTGGATGAAACAGAGGCAGAGGATTACTTTTATCAGTATCTGGCTTTTGGTACCGGAGGGATGCGCGGAGAAATCGGCCCTGGGACAAATAGAATGAATACATACACGATCCGCCGCGCAGCTGAGGGCCTTGCCCGGTATATAGAAAATGCCGGCGCTGAGGCAAAAGTCCGGGGAGTGGCTGTCGCATTTGACCCGCGCCACTATTCGGAAAAATTTGCGCTTGAAACAGCACAGACGCTCGGGGCACACGGCATCCAGGTGTACTTGTTTGAAGATCTGCGCCCGACTCCCGAGCTGTCGTTTGCGGTGCGGAGAACCTATGCATTTGCCGGAGTAGTAATTACAGCAAGTCATAACCCGCCGGAATATAACGGGTTTAAAGTTTACGGTGAAGACGGGGGGCAATTCCCGCCTGGGCCCGCGGATGAGTTGATCACCTATGTGGAATCGGTCGAAAATGAGCTGGAAATTCGGGTGAAGGACAGCGGAGCCATGCAGGAGGAAGGGCTTCTCGTGATGCTTGGGGAAGAAACTGATGCAGCCTACGATAAAGCGCTGCAGTCAATTCTGCTGCAGCCGGAGATGATCAAAGAAAACGGAAGCGATTTGAATGTAGTGTTTACACCTTTGCACGGAACAGCGAAGGACCCGGTATTGCGTGCGCTCGCTGCAGCTGGCTTTCAAAACGTATCCACAGTGGAAGAGCAGTTAACACCTGATCCGGAATTTTCCACCGTGCAGAGCCCGAATCCTGAAGAGAAGGAAGCCTTTGCAAAAGCCATTCAGGTAGGTGAAAACAATGACGCGGACATACTGATTGGCACCGACCCTGATGCGGATCGAATTGGCCTGGCGGCAAAAGACAGCAGCGGCGAGTTTGCAGTGCTCACTGGAAATCAGACCGGGGCGCTGCTTCTTGATTATCTTCTCATGCAAAAAAAAGAGGCAGGAACCCTTCCTGCAAATGGCATTGTCATGAAAACGATCGTTACTTCCGAACTCGGAAGAGCTATAGCAGAACATTACGGCCAGGCATGTGAGGACACGCTCACAGGTTTTAAATTCATTGGTGAAAAAATTAAAACCTATAATGAAACAGGGGAATATGCCTTTCAGTTTGGTTATGAGGAGTCCTACGGGTATTTGATCGGGGACTTTGTGCGCGATAAGGATGCGGTGCAGGCGGCACTTTTAATCGCGGAGATGGCCCTGTGGCACAAAGAGCAGGGACGCACTGTGTATGAAGGGCTGATGGATATTTACAGCCGTTATGGATATTTTATGGAAGGGCTGGATTCCTTAACGAAAAAAGGAAAAGAAGGCGCGGAGCAAATTGACCGTCTGATCGAAACATTCCGTACGACGCCTCCTAAAGGGGTAAGTGACGCTTCCATCCAAAAACTGGAGGATTACAAAACGGGCGAACGTACGTATTTGCTTGAAAATGGAAAAACAGAGCCTGTTGAGCTTCCATCCTCGAACGTACTGAAGTTTTTTACAGATGATGAATCCTGGTTCTGTCTTCGTCCTTCAGGTACAGAACCGAAAGTGAAGTTTTATTTCGGTGTTAAGGGAAAGACGTTCAAGCAGACAGAGGAAAAGCTTCTTCAGTTAAAAATGGATGTTATGGCAATGGTGCATGAACGTCTCGGGGAATAA
- a CDS encoding glycerol-3-phosphate dehydrogenase/oxidase translates to MADQHFSALSRKERLRNMTETHLDVLVIGGGITGAGITLDATARGLNTACIEMQDFAAGTSSRSTKLVHGGLRYLEQFEIKLVAEVGRERAIVYENAPHVTEPEWMLLPIVKGGNLGKTTTSFGLQVYDRLAQVNKHERRYMLNKKSTIEKEPLLREDNLLGGGVYVEYRTDDARLTLEAMKKSVELGANAVNYAKATDLLYDNGKLIGVEVKDLINNETHRIYADHVVNAAGPWVDTLRKVDGSNTGKHLHHTKGIHLVFDLSRFPLRQATYFDAPDGRMIFAIPRGNKAYVGTTDTDYGSNLQEPRVSREDRDYILEVTNYEFPTLKLKAEDVESSWSGIRPLIQEEGKSASEISRKDEIFISDSGLISIAGGKLTGYRKMAERIVDVVVDKMNIHAPCPTQDIRLSGGEVGGSSGYETFAVKEAYRGEALGMTRDETEDLFRFYGANGLKMLELLEENLEEAKNSGMPLKLAARLLYALEYEMAVTPLDFLNRRTAFLFFDMPELKRWKEPVTAFMKKSLNWSEEETKAYTKELESEIAYATKPYEDVEDQKAREKQAN, encoded by the coding sequence ATGGCAGATCAGCATTTTTCAGCACTATCACGCAAAGAGCGTTTGAGAAATATGACAGAGACCCACCTCGACGTGCTCGTTATCGGAGGCGGCATTACCGGAGCGGGCATTACACTGGACGCCACAGCCCGTGGCCTCAACACGGCCTGCATTGAAATGCAGGACTTTGCAGCAGGTACTTCCAGCCGTTCCACTAAGCTTGTACACGGGGGACTTCGTTATCTCGAACAGTTTGAAATTAAACTTGTAGCCGAAGTAGGCAGAGAGCGGGCCATCGTGTATGAAAATGCGCCACACGTAACCGAGCCGGAGTGGATGCTTCTTCCAATCGTAAAAGGCGGAAACCTTGGAAAAACCACCACCTCGTTCGGTCTGCAGGTATATGACCGCCTGGCCCAGGTAAATAAGCACGAACGCCGTTATATGCTGAATAAAAAAAGTACGATTGAAAAGGAACCGCTGCTTCGCGAAGATAACCTTCTCGGGGGCGGAGTGTATGTTGAATATCGTACCGATGATGCAAGACTGACGCTCGAAGCAATGAAAAAATCCGTGGAACTCGGCGCGAACGCCGTTAACTACGCCAAAGCCACTGATCTTTTGTATGATAACGGCAAGCTGATTGGTGTGGAAGTAAAAGATCTGATCAACAATGAGACCCATCGCATCTATGCGGACCATGTGGTGAACGCTGCCGGTCCGTGGGTGGATACGCTGAGAAAAGTAGACGGCTCCAACACAGGTAAACATCTGCATCACACGAAAGGAATTCATCTCGTGTTTGATCTGAGCCGGTTCCCGCTCCGTCAGGCTACGTACTTTGATGCTCCGGATGGCCGCATGATCTTTGCCATCCCGCGCGGCAATAAGGCGTATGTGGGCACAACAGATACTGACTACGGTTCGAACCTTCAGGAGCCTCGTGTCTCCCGTGAAGACCGCGACTATATTTTAGAAGTGACGAATTATGAATTCCCAACCCTGAAGCTGAAAGCAGAAGATGTGGAATCCAGCTGGTCCGGCATCCGTCCGCTTATTCAGGAGGAAGGAAAATCAGCCTCTGAAATTTCCCGGAAGGATGAAATTTTCATTTCCGATTCAGGACTGATCTCCATTGCAGGCGGTAAACTGACCGGCTACCGCAAGATGGCAGAGCGGATTGTCGATGTAGTGGTTGATAAGATGAATATCCACGCACCGTGCCCAACACAGGATATCCGGCTTTCCGGCGGTGAAGTGGGAGGCTCCTCCGGCTATGAAACATTTGCCGTTAAAGAAGCATACCGCGGTGAAGCACTCGGGATGACCAGAGACGAGACAGAGGACCTGTTCCGCTTCTACGGAGCGAACGGACTGAAAATGCTCGAGCTGCTTGAAGAAAATCTTGAAGAAGCGAAAAACAGCGGTATGCCGCTAAAGCTTGCTGCACGGCTGTTGTACGCACTCGAATATGAAATGGCAGTTACGCCGCTTGACTTCCTAAATAGAAGAACGGCCTTCCTGTTCTTTGATATGCCGGAGCTGAAGCGCTGGAAAGAGCCAGTAACGGCGTTTATGAAAAAATCGTTGAACTGGTCCGAGGAAGAAACCAAAGCCTACACGAAAGAGCTTGAGTCCGAAATTGCCTATGCGACGAAGCCTTATGAAGACGTTGAGGACCAAAAAGCCAGGGAAAAACAAGCGAATTAA